From Rhizobium sp. NZLR1, a single genomic window includes:
- the maiA gene encoding maleylacetoacetate isomerase, translated as MKLYQNEISSATSRVRIALALKGLTAEALPVTILGEEAESRQAGYRSVNPQGLVPALLTDNGVLITQSLAIIEYLDELQPQPPLLPDTAEGRALARSIALAIAAEIHALLPPRIGLHLKSAFQADADAIAAWSRHWVGEGMAAVEKMIAGRRQGTFAVGDRPGVADIFLFPQAISARRMGFDLAQWPHIAEIVARLEAIPAFQENAPAPRR; from the coding sequence GTGAAACTCTATCAGAATGAAATTTCCTCGGCGACATCGAGAGTCCGGATCGCGCTCGCCCTGAAGGGACTGACGGCGGAAGCGCTGCCGGTGACCATCCTTGGCGAAGAGGCAGAGAGCCGGCAGGCCGGATATCGCAGCGTCAACCCGCAGGGGCTGGTGCCGGCCTTGCTGACGGATAACGGTGTCCTCATCACCCAATCGCTGGCGATCATCGAATATCTCGACGAGCTTCAGCCGCAACCGCCGCTGCTGCCCGACACGGCGGAGGGCAGGGCGCTGGCGCGGTCGATCGCGCTGGCGATCGCAGCCGAGATCCATGCGCTGTTGCCGCCGCGGATCGGCCTCCATCTCAAATCGGCGTTCCAGGCCGACGCCGATGCGATTGCCGCCTGGAGCCGTCATTGGGTCGGCGAGGGAATGGCCGCCGTGGAGAAGATGATCGCCGGCCGCAGACAGGGGACCTTCGCGGTCGGAGATCGGCCCGGAGTTGCCGATATTTTTCTCTTCCCGCAGGCAATCAGCGCCCGGCGGATGGGCTTCGACCTCGCCCAATGGCCGCATATCGCAGAGATTGTCGCAAGGCTTGAGGCGATACCGGCTTTCCAGGAGAATGCGCCGGCGCCGAGACGATGA
- a CDS encoding organic hydroperoxide resistance protein, producing the protein MTKFDKVLYTGKTRTTGGRDGASQSDDGQLDIKLSPPGSARPGTNPEQLFAAGWSACFIGAIGIAAGKLKVRLPAETAVNAEVDLGATEGDYFLQARLKVSLPGIEVDVAKALVDEAHRTCPYSKATRGNIHVELTIA; encoded by the coding sequence ATGACCAAGTTCGACAAGGTTCTCTATACCGGCAAGACCCGCACCACCGGTGGGCGCGACGGCGCGTCGCAGAGCGACGACGGTCAGCTCGATATCAAGCTCTCGCCGCCCGGCAGCGCGCGGCCAGGCACCAATCCCGAACAGCTTTTCGCAGCCGGTTGGTCGGCCTGCTTCATCGGCGCGATCGGCATTGCTGCGGGCAAGCTGAAGGTCAGGCTTCCGGCAGAGACCGCCGTGAATGCCGAGGTCGATCTCGGGGCGACCGAGGGCGACTATTTCCTGCAGGCCCGCCTCAAGGTCAGCCTGCCTGGTATCGAAGTGGACGTCGCGAAGGCATTGGTGGATGAGGCGCACCGGACTTGCCCCTATTCGAAGGCGACGCGCGGCAATATCCATGTCGAATTGACCATTGCCTGA
- a CDS encoding ATPase domain-containing protein, producing the protein MNTAALATKARTGVSGLDTILAGGLSIGHVFLLEGNPGAGKTTIALQFLIEGARLGEQGLYITLSETDSELRAGAASHGMVIDGKIEVVELVPPESLLDADQQQSLLYSSDLELGESTREIFAAFERVRPSRVVLDSLSEIRLLAQSSLRYRRQILALKHYFARQGATVLLLDDMTSDTLDKTVHSVVHGVIHLDELAPNYGAERRRLRVTKYRGQAFRGGYHDFTIQTGGVVVFPRLVAAEHRTSYVRDQLSSGIAGLDLLLGGGLERGSSTLILGPAGTGKSTFSFQFVMAAIARREKVAVFIFDEELGLLFARLKQLGMDLEALRDEGLLHIEQLDAAELSPGEFAHRVCASVDRSGAKTVVIDSINGYQASMPDENSLILHMHELLQYLNRQGANTFLTVAQHGLLGDMKAPVDVTYLADTVILLRYFEAVGRVRRAVSVIKKRTGHHEDTIREYQIDAGGLTFGEPIVGFQGVLRGVPEFVSTSAPLLPTDSEGCGNS; encoded by the coding sequence ATGAATACTGCGGCACTTGCCACGAAAGCCCGGACCGGTGTGTCCGGTTTGGACACAATTCTGGCAGGCGGTCTTTCCATCGGCCACGTGTTTCTCCTTGAGGGAAATCCGGGAGCGGGCAAGACGACTATTGCGCTGCAGTTTCTGATCGAAGGGGCTCGGCTCGGCGAGCAGGGGCTCTACATCACCCTTTCGGAAACCGACAGCGAACTGCGGGCCGGTGCTGCGTCGCACGGCATGGTGATCGACGGCAAAATCGAGGTCGTCGAGCTCGTGCCTCCGGAAAGCCTGCTCGATGCCGACCAGCAGCAAAGCCTGCTTTATTCATCCGATCTTGAACTCGGCGAGTCGACACGAGAAATCTTCGCAGCTTTCGAGCGGGTCAGACCGAGCCGGGTGGTTCTCGACAGCCTGTCCGAAATAAGGCTGCTTGCGCAAAGCTCGCTGCGCTACCGCCGGCAGATCCTTGCGCTCAAACATTATTTCGCCCGACAGGGGGCGACCGTCCTTCTCCTTGACGACATGACCTCCGACACGCTCGACAAGACGGTGCATAGCGTTGTGCACGGGGTCATCCATCTCGATGAGCTGGCGCCGAATTACGGCGCTGAACGGCGACGCTTAAGGGTGACGAAATACCGCGGACAGGCTTTCCGCGGTGGCTATCACGATTTCACCATCCAGACCGGCGGTGTCGTCGTGTTTCCGCGCCTGGTCGCCGCCGAACACAGGACGAGTTATGTTCGCGATCAGCTTTCCAGCGGTATTGCCGGGCTGGACCTGCTTCTGGGCGGTGGGCTCGAACGAGGATCGAGCACGCTGATTCTCGGTCCTGCCGGCACCGGCAAGAGCACTTTCTCTTTTCAATTTGTGATGGCGGCCATAGCACGCCGCGAAAAGGTGGCTGTTTTCATTTTTGACGAGGAGTTGGGCTTGCTGTTCGCGCGCCTGAAACAGCTCGGCATGGATCTCGAGGCCCTGAGGGATGAGGGTCTGCTGCATATCGAGCAGCTCGATGCCGCGGAGTTGTCGCCCGGTGAATTCGCTCACCGCGTATGTGCTTCCGTTGACAGATCGGGAGCGAAAACCGTGGTCATCGACAGCATCAACGGCTATCAGGCCTCGATGCCGGATGAGAATTCGCTGATATTGCATATGCACGAATTGCTGCAATATCTGAACAGGCAAGGCGCAAACACCTTCCTCACCGTCGCCCAGCACGGACTGCTCGGCGACATGAAGGCACCCGTCGACGTGACCTATCTCGCCGACACCGTCATCCTGCTGCGCTACTTCGAGGCGGTGGGACGTGTGCGGCGGGCGGTCTCCGTCATCAAGAAGAGGACCGGCCACCACGAGGACACCATCCGGGAGTATCAGATCGATGCTGGCGGCCTGACATTCGGAGAGCCCATCGTCGGTTTCCAGGGAGTGCTTCGCGGCGTTCCGGAATTCGTCTCGACGTCCGCTCCGCTTTTGCCAACCGACAGCGAGGGCTGCGGCAATTCCTAA
- a CDS encoding aldo/keto reductase, translating to MQKRELGNSGLQVSAIGLGCMGLSYGYGPATDIQQATALIRQAVERGVTFFDTAEAYGPYKNEELLGEALAPFRSEVVIATKCGFNFDANGGQSGMNSRPEQIRAVADQALKRLKTDVIDLFYQHRVDPDVPIEDVAGTVKMLISEGKVRHFGLSEAGAQTIRRAHAVQPVTALQSEYSLWWREPEQEILPTLEELGIGFVPFSPLGKGFLTGSINETTTFDSKDFRNVVPRFSQDARKANQALVDLLAEIAAHKKASPAQVALAWLLAQKPWIVPIPGTTKLHRLQENIQAAGVELTADDLVSIERALATIKVEGDRYPAHLQARVNR from the coding sequence ATGCAGAAGCGCGAACTCGGAAACAGCGGACTTCAAGTCTCGGCCATCGGTCTCGGCTGCATGGGATTGAGTTATGGTTATGGCCCAGCGACAGATATCCAGCAGGCGACCGCGCTGATCCGGCAGGCTGTCGAACGCGGCGTGACCTTCTTCGACACGGCCGAGGCCTATGGCCCCTATAAAAACGAAGAGCTTCTGGGAGAGGCGCTCGCCCCCTTCCGGAGCGAGGTCGTGATCGCCACGAAATGTGGTTTCAACTTCGATGCCAATGGCGGCCAGAGCGGCATGAACAGCCGTCCGGAGCAGATCCGCGCGGTGGCCGACCAGGCGCTGAAGCGCCTGAAGACCGACGTCATCGATCTGTTCTATCAGCATCGCGTCGATCCCGATGTCCCGATCGAGGATGTCGCGGGCACTGTCAAGATGCTGATTTCAGAAGGCAAGGTCCGGCATTTCGGTCTCTCTGAAGCCGGCGCCCAGACGATCCGCCGTGCCCATGCCGTCCAGCCGGTAACGGCGCTACAGAGCGAATATTCGCTGTGGTGGCGCGAACCCGAGCAGGAAATCCTGCCGACGCTCGAAGAACTCGGCATCGGTTTCGTTCCATTCAGCCCGCTGGGCAAGGGTTTCCTCACCGGCTCCATCAACGAGACGACCACCTTCGATAGCAAGGATTTCCGCAACGTCGTGCCGCGTTTTTCTCAAGACGCGCGCAAAGCCAACCAAGCGCTCGTCGATCTTCTCGCCGAGATCGCCGCGCACAAAAAGGCCAGCCCCGCCCAGGTGGCTCTCGCCTGGCTCCTGGCGCAAAAACCCTGGATCGTGCCGATCCCCGGCACCACCAAGCTGCATCGCCTCCAGGAAAACATCCAGGCCGCCGGGGTCGAACTGACGGCGGACGATCTTGTCAGCATCGAACGCGCGCTCGCCACGATCAAGGTGGAAGGCGATCGTTATCCCGCCCATCTGCAGGCAAGGGTCAACCGCTGA
- the mobB gene encoding molybdopterin-guanine dinucleotide biosynthesis protein B: MTAPKIFGIAGWKNSGKTGLAVRLVTEFTRRGYRISTIKHAHHDFDIDKVGADSYRHRQAGAHEVTIVSGTRYAIMHELRGAPEPEFEEILARLAPCDLVLIEGYKREPIPKIEARRLEAANRQPLAPSDAHICAIAADHAVTDSALPVFDLDDTGAIADFIAAIVGLEQRP; this comes from the coding sequence ATGACCGCACCGAAGATCTTCGGCATTGCTGGCTGGAAGAATTCCGGCAAGACCGGGCTCGCCGTCCGGCTGGTCACCGAATTCACCCGCCGCGGCTACAGGATCTCGACGATCAAGCACGCTCATCATGATTTCGATATCGACAAGGTCGGGGCTGACAGCTACCGCCACCGCCAGGCCGGCGCCCATGAGGTCACCATCGTCTCCGGCACCCGCTACGCCATCATGCACGAGCTGCGCGGAGCACCCGAACCTGAGTTCGAGGAGATCCTCGCCCGGCTCGCCCCCTGCGATCTCGTTCTGATCGAAGGCTATAAGCGCGAACCGATCCCGAAGATCGAGGCCCGCCGCCTGGAGGCAGCCAATCGCCAACCGCTGGCACCGAGCGATGCCCATATCTGTGCCATCGCCGCCGATCATGCCGTCACGGATTCGGCGCTGCCGGTTTTCGATCTAGACGACACAGGCGCCATCGCCGATTTCATCGCAGCAATCGTCGGCCTTGAACAGCGCCCCTGA
- a CDS encoding ATP-binding protein, translated as MPNFHNPKALIYAPAGRDAEVAASLTAETGLSSITVADLNLFASSLDDEIAVGVLTEEAVRGSDLKPIAAWVAAQPSWSDLPFIVLTQRGGGPERNPAAARLSEVLGNVTFLERPFHATSFISVARTALKGRLRQYEARARLEALGEGERRLQTALAAGRLGAWELELSTMALSASATCKAVFGRGPDDEVTRDDLIASIHPDDRDLVLARLRETVDTGRDYSIEHRTIWPDGSLHWTEVHAQLYADRYGSARKLVGVCSDTTIRKTIEENLRRLNETLEVRVRERTREVNAAHQTLLEEVAQRERAEEQLRQSQKMEAIGQLTGGVAHDFNNLLMVVLGNLELLGKHVAGDAKATRLVDGALQGARRGAALTQRLLAFARQQDLQVKPVDLADLVSGMNDLLRRSVGSSISIETNLPARLPPALIDANQLELALLNLAVNARDAMPDGGTLSISLREEQVVGAGGDLGDGAYLVLAVADSGTGMDAETLKKAVDPFFSTKELGKGTGLGLSMIHGLAVQLNGALFLTSEPGVGTTAELWLPATERRPERPAEMELPIPQSASGLKILLVDDDALIAMSSVDMLEDLGHEVVETNSGADALELIRSGQHFDLMITDYSMPGMTGAQLTQAVRDIHPTLPIVLATGYADLPAGTDIDIPRLGKPYNQAQLAKEIAKALARETAPVIGSISARGSGALFKADDCCDEIGDGACVV; from the coding sequence ATTCCTAATTTCCACAACCCGAAGGCCCTGATTTATGCACCGGCCGGACGCGACGCCGAGGTCGCAGCATCGTTGACCGCCGAGACTGGATTATCCTCGATAACGGTTGCCGATCTCAATCTTTTCGCGTCTTCACTCGATGACGAAATAGCGGTCGGTGTTCTGACGGAAGAGGCCGTCCGCGGAAGTGACCTGAAACCAATTGCTGCCTGGGTCGCCGCCCAGCCGAGCTGGTCTGATCTGCCGTTCATCGTCCTGACCCAACGCGGCGGGGGGCCTGAACGAAATCCCGCCGCCGCCAGGCTTTCCGAGGTTCTCGGCAATGTGACTTTTCTGGAGAGGCCGTTTCATGCCACGTCCTTCATCAGCGTTGCGCGGACCGCACTGAAAGGACGGCTGCGCCAGTATGAAGCGCGCGCTCGGCTCGAGGCTCTGGGCGAGGGAGAGCGGCGGTTGCAGACGGCGCTCGCCGCCGGCCGCCTTGGCGCGTGGGAGCTGGAACTGTCCACAATGGCTTTGTCGGCCTCGGCGACCTGCAAAGCGGTTTTCGGTCGAGGGCCGGATGATGAGGTGACGCGCGATGATCTGATCGCCAGCATCCACCCCGATGATCGCGACCTTGTGCTGGCACGCCTGCGCGAGACGGTCGATACCGGACGCGACTATTCGATCGAGCACAGGACGATCTGGCCGGATGGATCACTGCATTGGACCGAGGTCCATGCCCAGCTTTATGCAGACAGATATGGATCAGCCAGGAAGCTTGTCGGGGTCTGCTCCGATACCACCATCCGCAAGACCATCGAGGAGAATCTGAGGCGGCTCAATGAAACCCTCGAAGTGCGTGTCCGGGAACGGACCCGGGAGGTCAATGCCGCTCACCAGACACTGCTCGAAGAGGTCGCCCAGCGTGAGAGAGCCGAGGAGCAGCTTCGCCAATCCCAGAAAATGGAAGCGATCGGCCAACTCACTGGCGGTGTTGCCCATGACTTCAACAATCTGCTGATGGTCGTTCTCGGAAATCTGGAACTGCTCGGCAAACACGTGGCCGGAGATGCCAAGGCAACGCGTCTGGTCGACGGGGCGCTTCAGGGCGCGCGACGCGGAGCGGCGCTGACCCAGCGTTTGCTGGCTTTTGCCAGACAGCAGGATCTGCAGGTCAAGCCCGTCGATCTGGCCGATCTTGTCTCCGGCATGAACGACTTGCTGCGGCGCTCGGTCGGATCCTCGATCAGCATCGAGACCAATCTCCCGGCGAGACTGCCGCCGGCGCTGATCGATGCGAACCAGCTCGAATTGGCGCTGCTCAACCTTGCGGTCAATGCCCGCGATGCGATGCCGGATGGGGGGACGCTGTCCATATCGCTGCGCGAAGAACAGGTTGTCGGCGCTGGCGGCGATCTGGGCGACGGAGCCTATCTTGTGTTGGCGGTGGCTGACAGCGGCACCGGCATGGACGCGGAGACGCTGAAGAAGGCCGTCGATCCGTTTTTCTCCACCAAGGAACTCGGGAAAGGCACGGGTCTCGGCTTGTCGATGATCCACGGGCTTGCCGTTCAGCTCAATGGCGCACTGTTTCTGACAAGCGAGCCTGGGGTCGGAACGACTGCGGAGTTGTGGCTACCGGCGACCGAACGGCGGCCGGAGCGGCCGGCCGAGATGGAGCTGCCCATCCCGCAATCTGCCTCCGGACTGAAGATCCTTCTGGTCGATGACGATGCCTTGATCGCCATGAGTTCGGTCGACATGCTCGAAGATCTCGGCCATGAGGTCGTCGAGACAAATTCCGGCGCGGATGCGCTGGAGCTGATCAGGAGCGGTCAGCATTTCGATCTGATGATCACCGACTATTCGATGCCGGGTATGACCGGCGCACAGCTCACCCAGGCTGTGCGGGATATTCACCCGACGCTGCCGATCGTGCTGGCGACAGGGTATGCCGATCTTCCCGCCGGCACCGACATCGATATTCCGAGATTGGGTAAACCCTATAATCAAGCCCAGCTTGCCAAGGAAATCGCCAAGGCGCTGGCCCGCGAGACGGCTCCGGTTATCGGCTCCATCAGCGCGCGTGGTTCAGGGGCGCTGTTCAAGGCCGACGATTGCTGCGATGAAATCGGCGATGGCGCCTGTGTCGTCTAG
- a CDS encoding LysR family transcriptional regulator, which produces MPRPAVNDLIAFLAVARAQSFTKAAGKLGVSQSALSHTIRGLEERLGLRLLTRTTRSVSPTEAGERLLASIGPRLDEIESELAALSAFREKPAGTIRINAGEHAANAVLWPALEKLLPDYPDIHVEIIVDYGLTDIVAERYDAGVRLGEQVAKDMIAVRIGPDMSMAVVGAPAYFDNRATPLTPQELTDHNCINLRLPTYGGVYAWEFEKDGHALRVRVEGQLVFNNIALRLNAVLAGLGLAYLPEDAVQAHFADGRLVRVLEDWCPPFPGYHLYYPSRRHASPAFAVVVDALRYRG; this is translated from the coding sequence ATGCCGCGCCCTGCCGTGAACGACCTGATCGCCTTCCTCGCCGTTGCGCGCGCCCAGAGCTTTACCAAGGCGGCGGGCAAGCTCGGTGTTTCGCAGTCGGCGCTCAGCCACACCATTCGCGGGCTTGAGGAGCGGCTTGGGCTGCGATTGCTAACACGGACGACGCGCAGCGTCTCGCCGACGGAGGCGGGCGAACGCCTGCTCGCCTCCATCGGTCCACGGCTCGATGAGATCGAGAGCGAGCTCGCTGCCTTGAGCGCGTTCCGCGAGAAGCCGGCAGGCACAATCCGCATCAATGCCGGCGAACATGCGGCCAATGCGGTTCTCTGGCCTGCCCTCGAAAAACTTCTGCCTGATTATCCCGATATCCATGTCGAGATCATTGTCGACTACGGACTGACCGACATCGTGGCGGAACGTTACGATGCGGGGGTGCGGCTGGGAGAACAAGTCGCGAAAGACATGATCGCGGTGCGCATCGGGCCCGATATGAGCATGGCCGTGGTCGGCGCTCCCGCCTATTTCGACAACAGGGCGACGCCGCTGACGCCGCAGGAGCTGACCGATCACAATTGCATCAATCTGCGCCTGCCGACCTATGGCGGCGTCTATGCCTGGGAGTTCGAGAAGGACGGGCACGCGCTCAGGGTTCGGGTCGAGGGACAGTTGGTCTTCAACAATATCGCGCTGCGGCTGAACGCAGTGCTGGCAGGGTTGGGGCTGGCATATCTGCCGGAGGATGCCGTGCAGGCGCATTTTGCCGATGGGCGGCTGGTGCGTGTGCTGGAGGACTGGTGCCCGCCGTTTCCCGGCTATCATCTCTATTATCCGAGCCGCCGGCATGCGTCGCCGGCATTTGCCGTTGTCGTCGATGCACTACGCTATCGCGGGTAG
- the mobA gene encoding molybdenum cofactor guanylyltransferase MobA, whose amino-acid sequence MAEFSLEKSDIAGVVLAGGRSQRMGRDKAGVMLGDESMLRHVLTRLSQQVSPVAVNADAAAEDVIVVPDRFPGKAGPMAGIHAAMVYAAGLPSISHVVTVSVDCPFFPADLVARLAAAVERPSQIAIAASEGRSHPVFGLWPVTLAADLEAWIATDDKRRVRDLLLRHDVTEVTFPLHPTRASLLDPFFNINTPDDLVEAERWLEALRA is encoded by the coding sequence ATGGCTGAATTCTCGCTGGAAAAGTCCGATATAGCAGGCGTCGTGCTGGCCGGCGGCCGCTCGCAGCGCATGGGCCGTGACAAGGCGGGCGTGATGCTCGGGGACGAGAGCATGCTGCGCCATGTGCTGACCCGCCTCTCGCAGCAGGTCTCCCCGGTTGCCGTCAATGCCGATGCCGCCGCCGAGGACGTAATCGTCGTCCCTGACCGTTTTCCCGGCAAGGCCGGGCCGATGGCCGGCATCCATGCAGCGATGGTCTATGCCGCCGGCCTGCCCTCGATCAGCCATGTCGTCACCGTCTCGGTCGATTGCCCGTTCTTCCCAGCCGATCTCGTCGCCCGGCTGGCGGCAGCGGTCGAACGCCCGTCGCAGATTGCCATCGCCGCCTCCGAGGGCCGCAGCCATCCTGTCTTCGGGCTCTGGCCGGTGACGTTGGCCGCCGATCTCGAAGCCTGGATCGCCACCGACGACAAGCGCCGCGTGCGCGACTTGCTGTTGCGGCATGACGTTACGGAAGTGACGTTTCCGCTGCATCCGACCCGCGCCAGCCTGCTCGATCCCTTCTTCAACATCAACACGCCGGATGATCTCGTCGAGGCGGAACGCTGGCTGGAGGCCCTGCGCGCATGA
- a CDS encoding cupin domain-containing protein: MDIKRSGSQPSAKGPADWFTGSVRVDPLFAVTSPARTAGASVTFEPGARTAWHTHPLGQTLIVTSGCGRVQREGGLIEEIRAGDVVWFSPGERHWHGASPTTAMTHIAIQEQLDGKVVDWMEQVTDAQYQD, from the coding sequence ATGGACATCAAACGAAGCGGTTCGCAGCCTTCGGCCAAGGGACCGGCCGACTGGTTTACCGGCAGCGTGCGCGTCGACCCGCTGTTTGCAGTGACCAGCCCCGCCCGCACCGCCGGCGCCAGCGTCACTTTCGAACCCGGCGCCCGCACCGCCTGGCACACCCATCCGCTCGGCCAGACGCTGATCGTCACCTCCGGCTGCGGCCGCGTGCAGCGGGAAGGCGGCCTCATCGAAGAGATCCGTGCCGGCGACGTCGTCTGGTTCTCACCGGGTGAACGCCATTGGCACGGCGCATCGCCGACGACCGCGATGACCCATATCGCCATCCAGGAACAGCTCGACGGCAAGGTGGTCGACTGGATGGAGCAGGTCACCGACGCGCAATATCAAGATTAA
- a CDS encoding response regulator, with translation MDHVDHILVVDDDREIRELVSGYLQKNGLRTSVAADGRQMRSFLEGNAVDLIVLDVMMPGDDGLVLCRELRAGRHKAIPILMLTARTDEMDRVLGLEMGADDYLAKPFAARELLARIKAVLRRTRMLPPNLQISEAGQLLSFGDWRLDTVGRHLLDKEGTAIALSGAEYRLLRVFIDHPQRVLNRDQLLSLTQGRDADLFDRSIDLLVSRLRQRLGDDAREPIYIKTVRSEGYVFSVPVEISEPRQ, from the coding sequence ATGGATCATGTCGATCACATTCTGGTCGTCGACGACGATCGTGAAATCCGCGAGCTGGTATCCGGCTATCTGCAGAAGAATGGCCTGAGGACAAGTGTGGCCGCAGACGGGCGGCAGATGCGCAGCTTTCTCGAAGGCAATGCTGTCGACCTGATCGTGCTCGACGTGATGATGCCCGGCGACGACGGGCTGGTGCTCTGCCGCGAACTGCGGGCCGGGCGGCACAAGGCGATCCCGATCCTGATGCTGACGGCGCGCACCGACGAGATGGACAGGGTTCTCGGGCTGGAAATGGGCGCCGACGACTATCTTGCCAAGCCCTTTGCCGCGCGCGAACTGCTTGCCCGCATCAAGGCGGTGCTGCGACGGACGCGGATGCTGCCGCCCAACCTGCAGATCAGCGAGGCGGGGCAACTGCTGAGCTTCGGCGACTGGCGGCTCGATACGGTCGGCCGGCATCTTCTCGACAAGGAAGGAACGGCGATTGCGCTCAGCGGCGCCGAATACCGTCTGCTTCGCGTCTTCATCGATCATCCGCAGCGGGTCCTCAATCGCGACCAGCTTCTCAGCCTGACGCAGGGCCGCGACGCCGATCTGTTCGATCGTTCGATCGATCTGCTTGTCAGCCGCCTGCGGCAGCGGCTCGGCGACGATGCACGCGAACCGATCTACATCAAGACGGTGCGCAGTGAAGGTTATGTGTTTTCGGTTCCGGTGGAAATCTCGGAGCCGCGTCAATGA